The following are encoded together in the Thalassomonas haliotis genome:
- a CDS encoding M4 family metallopeptidase, producing the protein MKNTFIKPVVLTAVATLALLPAHAAVKENLKAHQVQGQALAKALNMSQEDSFQSRKSIKTKDGKIKKRYQQFYQGVPIYGHSLVATEATDGELIDVSGTVVRELTKDIHSTQATISPQQALGLFVKTKGHSTLDLENISAALLIKIEKETARLVYKVSYFSVADGVPTRPMAFIDANSGEIIEVWEGLNKVKAGGVHPDISISFAATGPGGNEKTGKYYYGTDFGALDVSESSGTCTMENSNIKTINMKNRYWFGRTHSFTCPENTYQEVNGGYAPLNDAHYFGNLIFDMYQSWFNTAPLSFQLQMKVHYGRNTDNAYWNGSAMLFGDGYTKFYPLVSLDVSAHEVSHGVTEQNSDLQYSNQSGGINEAFSDMAGEVAEYYMHGSNDWLVGEQIFKGNGALRYMAEPTRDGNSIGHASDYSNGMNVHYSSGVYNKAFYLLANTEGWNTRTAFEVFLQANQIYWNASTNFNQGACGVESAAGNLGYAVSDVTAAFSVVGVVCGN; encoded by the coding sequence ATGAAGAATACATTTATTAAGCCGGTAGTATTGACTGCCGTGGCGACATTGGCTTTACTTCCCGCCCATGCAGCAGTTAAAGAAAATCTCAAAGCACACCAGGTTCAAGGGCAGGCATTAGCTAAAGCCTTGAATATGTCGCAAGAGGACAGTTTTCAAAGCAGAAAATCAATAAAAACCAAAGACGGCAAAATTAAAAAGCGTTATCAGCAGTTTTACCAAGGTGTGCCCATCTATGGCCATAGTCTGGTGGCGACTGAAGCAACTGACGGTGAATTAATTGATGTTTCAGGCACTGTTGTCCGCGAGCTGACTAAAGACATTCATTCGACCCAAGCGACCATTAGCCCGCAACAAGCGCTCGGTTTGTTCGTTAAAACCAAAGGCCACAGTACGCTTGATTTGGAAAATATCTCAGCCGCACTGCTGATCAAAATAGAAAAAGAAACGGCGCGCTTAGTATACAAAGTGTCTTATTTCTCTGTTGCCGATGGTGTTCCTACGCGGCCGATGGCTTTTATCGATGCCAACAGTGGTGAAATCATCGAAGTCTGGGAGGGCTTAAACAAGGTTAAGGCGGGGGGAGTTCATCCGGATATCTCCATATCATTTGCAGCAACAGGTCCGGGAGGCAATGAAAAAACAGGAAAATATTACTACGGCACAGATTTCGGGGCCTTGGATGTCAGCGAGTCTTCCGGCACTTGCACCATGGAAAATAGCAATATTAAAACCATCAACATGAAAAACCGTTATTGGTTTGGACGCACACATTCTTTTACCTGCCCGGAAAATACCTATCAAGAAGTTAATGGTGGTTATGCTCCCCTCAATGATGCCCATTATTTCGGTAACCTGATTTTTGATATGTACCAAAGCTGGTTTAACACCGCACCGTTAAGCTTTCAGCTGCAAATGAAAGTGCATTATGGTCGCAATACCGATAATGCCTACTGGAATGGTTCCGCGATGTTATTTGGTGACGGCTACACAAAATTTTATCCCCTGGTCAGTCTTGATGTTTCCGCCCATGAAGTCAGTCATGGGGTAACCGAACAAAATTCTGATCTGCAATACTCCAATCAGTCGGGTGGTATTAACGAGGCTTTTTCAGATATGGCGGGTGAAGTGGCTGAATATTATATGCACGGCAGTAACGACTGGCTGGTAGGAGAGCAAATATTTAAAGGCAACGGCGCACTGCGTTATATGGCAGAGCCAACACGTGACGGTAATTCAATCGGTCATGCAAGCGATTATAGCAACGGTATGAATGTGCATTACAGTTCAGGTGTTTATAACAAAGCCTTTTATCTGCTGGCAAATACCGAAGGCTGGAATACGCGCACTGCCTTTGAGGTGTTCTTGCAGGCAAATCAAATTTATTGGAATGCCAGCACTAATTTTAACCAGGGTGCATGTGGAGTTGAATCTGCTGCCGGTAACCTGGGTTATGCTGTATCCGATGTCACGGCGGCATTTTCAGTTGTTGGTGTTGTTTGTGGTAATTAA